A window of Roseiflexus castenholzii DSM 13941 genomic DNA:
ACAGCCAGACACTCACGGCAAGAACCACATACATGATCGTCGTGAGACGATTCCAGGGCAGATCGAGAAGATCCGCCAGAAGCAACAGGATCGGCGGCAGCGCTGCTCCGATCCCCCACGCCACGCCAATGCGCTCGATGACGCTCAAGGTATGGTCGCGCCAGAGCAGGCTGATCAATGCCATCCCTGGAACAATCCAGAGCGCCAGCGCTGCGCCTGCCGGCAATGCCAGCCTTCCGGCGCTCGAAAGCGCCCAGACAAGAACGTCGGACGAACCAAAGACGGCAATCGCTGCCAGCCACCCGACCGCCAGTAGCGCCGGAATGACGGCGTATCGCGTCGTCGCCCCGCCGGAGCGGAGCACATTGCTCTTCAGCGCACTATCAAAAGGCTTCATCAGGGCGGCAATTATAGCAGATCACCCACGCATCGCCTGTTCCCACTCGATCAGCCGCTGCATCTGTCGCTCATTCAGCCCGATGATCGGACGGGCGCGACGCACCTGCTCCAGCGCCTCGCTGCTCGTCATCCCCTGCGCCACCAGGTATGCGGCGGTTGTCAGTGGTGCGCGTCCCACTCCGGCGTGACAATGGATCAGCGTGGGCAGCCCATCGGCGTGTGCGGCGCTGACAAACGCGACTGCCCGGCGCAATTGCTCGATAGTGGGTGGGTGAAAATCAACCACCTCCAGTCGCAGCACGCGATCCGGCGGCGGTCCCTCGAAGACATCCTCGCGTTCTGCCTGAAGACTCAGCACGGCGCGAATACCGAGCGCGCGCAGATGAGGCCATTGACCGGCATGAAATTCGCCGCCGACGTACAGCAGATCGTCGAGGCGGCTGACATTCAAACCAAAGAGCCGGTTCCACTGAGCCGTCGTGTAGCGCCACAACCAGGCGATGCCGTTCTTCGGAACAACGAGATCATCCACTGCTGATCGCTTCTCGGTCATCATTTGGTCCTGCTGCCCTATCGCACCGACGATACCCTTTGCAGAGTTGCGTGTGCCGCTCAACCTGCTATCATAAATGAGTGTGTTGCCATTCCACGACCACGCGATTCGAGCGACAACGACGCCAATTATACACGAGAATGGAAAGGACCTTCGATGCTCACCGCTTTCGTGCTCATTCAGGCTGAACCGGCAAAGATCGCGCAGATCGCGCAGACAGTCGCCAACCTGCCGAATGTTGCGGAGGTCTACAGTGTCACCGGCGACTTCGACATCATTGCGGTGCTTCGATTGGCGGAGTACGAGCAACTTGCCGAGGTTGTGCCGGAAAGCCTGGCGCGGATCGACGGTATCAGGCGCACCAACACCATTCTGGCGTTTCGTCGGTATTCGGCGCAAGATCTGAAGGCGGCGTGGGATATTGGTGTGGCGTAGCGGGGCGCCGGGATGCGGTGGCGACGCTGGGGTGCAATCAGTGTTGGAGTGCTGGCGTTGGCGGCATTGATAGCCGGCGCGCGCCCCGCGCGGCTGCGTCTTGTGCGGGTCACGCATGTCAGCGCAGCAATGCCGCCGGTGGCGAGCATGTCACTTCGGTACGCGCGGGGCGCGCGCCCGCAGTTTGTCGTCCTCGACGTTGTCGGCGCACACGGCGCCATGGGCAGCGCTACCATCGGCGGCGACCAGGAGTTCGTCGAAGCGCCGCTCGCGGGTGTGCCCGGCGGTCCCTACCGTATCGACGCTACGCTGGCGTACCGGATTGGCGGCTTCCTGATGCTGCGGCAGACGTCGTTTGTGGAAGAGGAGTCGGTTGTCGGGAGTTAAGGATGAGTGATGTTAACCCCTGCCCCTACTTATTCCGCCGCTTATGCTCACGTCGGGCGGCGCGCCGACTGCCCGATGGTCGTGGCGCAGCACCATTGGCGACAACTTTTTCTTCGCGCGCGGCGCCTTCACGCACGTTCGAGCGTTGTGTCGGCTGTGGACGCGCAGCGGCTCGTGCGCCCTTGCCGCGCTGCGACGCTTCCCACGCCGCAAGCTGCCCCGGATAGACGGAGGTGGCGTAGTAGATAGCATAGATGATCAGCGCAATGGACAGCACCGTAATGATCGTTATCCAGTACGGCGCCGTGAATGGCTCGATGGCGCTGCGCCGCAGCGCACCAACAATCGCTCCCAGCAAACCCAGGATGAGCATCGCATACCCCAGACGGCGCAGCGCCGGTCCGCGCACCGGGTTCGCATCGGCGTGCATAAAAGTCAGGTATGCGCCGGCGATGGCCACCACAAACTGAGCAATAAAAAAAACCCATTCCGGGGGGCCAAAGTTGGGGTTCGGAGTGACAAAGTAACTCGGGTCCATGGCGGGCTTCTCCTGCACGCGGGGCGTTCTTGTTCTATAATGACGCCGATTATACCAACCGCAGCAGGGAGCGTCAAACAGCGGTAGAAACGCCATCGTTCATCCTCCACGACAGGAGTCGCATATGCAACTTACAACCGTAAAGGTCGAAAACCCGGATGGACTGAACATTATTCTGGGGCAGACGCATTTCATCAAAACGGTCGAAGACATCCATGAGGCGCTGGTCAACACCGTTCCCGGCATCAAGTTCGGTCTGGCGTTCTGTGAGGCATCCGGCAAATGTCTGGTGCGCTGGAGCGGCTCCGAAGAGGCGTTGATCGATCTGGCGCGGCGCAACGCACTGGCGATCGGCGCCGGTCACACATTTATCGTTGTGTTAGGAGCGGGATACTACCCGATCAATGTGCTCAATGCTATCAAGGCGGTTCCCGAAGTGTGCCGTATTTTCTGTGCCACAGCCAATCCGCTCGAAGTCGTCGTCGCCGTGACAGACCAGGGGCGTGGCGTGCTCGGCGTGATCGACGGCAGTCCTCCCGCAGGCGTCGAGAGCGAAGACGATATTGCCTGGCGCAAAGGGTTTCTCCGTCAGATCGGATACAAGCTTGGCTGATGCTATAATGCTGAAACAGGAACAGCAGCAGTGCGGGGACATGCATGGACTATCTTGTGACCATTGGGCTTGAAATCCACGCGCAGATTCTGACGCGCTCGAAAATGTTCTGCGGTTGCAGCGCCGATTATGCACATGCGCCACCCAATACGCATGTTTGCCCGGTGTGCATGGGGTTGCCTGGTGCGCTGCCGGTGCCGAACCGGCGCGCTATCGAACTCGCAGCGCTCACCGGTCTGGCGCTCAACTGTCGCATTTCCAACGAAAACGTCATTAGCCGGAAGAATTATTTCTATGCCGACCTTCCATCCGGCTATCAGCGCAGCCAGTACGACGATCCGCTCTGCGTCGATGGGTGGGTGGAGATCGAGGGGGACCACGGGCCAAAGCGGATAGGGCTGACGCGCGTGCATATCGAAGAAGACACCGGCAAACTGGTGCATACGAACGATGGCGGGTCGCTGGTCGATTTTAACCGCGCTGGCGTGCCGCTCATGGAGATCGTCTCGAAGCCGGATCTTTCTTCGCCAGAGGAGGCGCGTCGCTATTTTCAGAAACTGCGCCAGATTCTGGTCTGGATTGGCGTCAACAGCGGCGATATGGAGTCGGGTGCGCTGCGCTGCGACGCCAACGTCTCGGTGCGCCCGGTCGGGCAGCAAGAATATGGCGCCAAAGTCGAGATCAAAAATATCAACTCGTTTCGCTTCGTCGAGCGGGCGCTGGCGTATGAGATCGAACGTCAGATTCGGGCGCTCAAAGCCGGTGAGCCGATCGTTCAATCAACGCGCGGTTGGGACGAAACCAGCGGGACGACGGTTGCGCAGCGCACGAAGGAGTTTGCCGAGGATTATCGCTACTTCCCGGAACCGGATATTCCGCCGTTGCACCTGACTGATGTCTGGATCGCCGAACGGCGCGCTGAACTGCCGGAATTGCCCGATGCCCGTCGTAGACGCTTTATCGAGGAGTACGAATTGACTGCGTATGACGCTGGTGTGTTGACTGATGAGCGTGCCGTTTCTGATTTTTATGAGCAGGCAGTCGCAGCAGCGCGCATACGTGGCGTAACGCCGAAGGATGTGGCGAACTGGATGACGGGTGAGTTCTTCCGTTTGCTCAAGGAAACCGGCGAGACGCTTGAGATCGCTGCGCAACGCCTTCGCCCCGACTACATTGGCGAAGTGCAGGAATTGCTGAACCAGGGCGTGATTACACGCACCAGCGCCAAAGAAGCGTTCGAGGCTTCTTTCCGCGAAGGGCGCTCTCCGGCGACGATCGTCGCCGAGCGCGGTCTGGCAGTCATTGGAGCGGGTGACGCGCTGACGGATCTGGTACGGCAGGCGATCACCGGCAATCCGAAGGTGGTCGAAGAATATCGGCGGGGCAAGGCGACCGCCATCAAATTCCTGATCGGGCAGGTGATGAAAGCCTCGCGTGGGCAGGCGAATCCGCAGGCGGTGCAACAGGCGCTGGAGCAGGAACTGGCGCGAGAGTAGGAGAGCGTACCTCATCAACCCTCGATAACGGTACGTATGCAGAAATCGCGTAGCGCTCGCCAGGGCGCTGCAGCAACCTGATGTCGTTGCGAGGAGGTTCTGAATGAGTGGTAGCGCTCTGTTCCGTCCGACGTTTACCGATCTGCGCGCTGAGGTTGAGCGTCGCGTGTCCAATGACGCATCACCTGAAACAATTACTGCGCTGATCGATGAGTTCCTGGCGGCTGGCGGCGATATGCCAGCTCCTCTCATTGAGTACGATGGCGCTGTGACCTGGCTGTTCCGTAGTTCCACCGCACAATCGGTGTCGGTCGTCGGCGATGTTCTGGGCTATCGTCTGGATCGGACGCAGATGACCCGGTTGCAGGGAAGCGATCTCTTTTACCTGACGATGCATCTGCCGCTCGATGCGCACATTGCCTATGCGTTTGCGGTCGATGCATCCGAGACTGCGGCGCGCGCACGCTGGCTCGACCGGTGCGTGCCCGATCCGCTGAATCCGCAGCGAATCGTGATGACCAACCCGCTACGGATGATGTCGGTGCTTGAGATGCCTGGCGCTGCGTCGCTCATCGCCGGGTTCGATACGCTCGCCGAAACGCCGATGTTTGCCGGCATCCATGGGCTATGGAGCGCCGCCCTGGGTTGCTGGCGGCGTCTGTGGGTGTACCTGCCTCCGGAGTACGATCCCGCTGCACGGCGCTATCCGACGCTCTATCTGCTCGATGGCGAGGCGTATCTGCTCTCGGCAGAGCTGCCCCTGATGCTCGATCTCATGATCGACCAGAACGAGATGTCGCCGGTTATTGCTGTGTTGATCGAGCCGCCGCCGGTGCGTGTGTCGTCTGTGGTCGGGTTGCGCTTTGTCGTTGATGATGTGGCGCCCTGGATCGATGCCCGGTACGCCACCTCCCACGATCCGCTCGACCGGATTATTGGCGGCGCCGATGAGTATGCAACTCGCGCATTGATGATTGCACTCCAACGCCCCGACCTCTTTGGCGGCGCCCTGGCGCAATCGCCGCAGACGCCACCAATCCGGCGGGTTGCCGCGCTGCTGGATCGTCGTGATGTGCGCAGAGAGGATGCCCCGCGTTGTTATGTGGATGTCGGGCGATATGATGATCCCGCAGCCGTTGAGTCGACGCAGGCGTTGTGCAGCGTCCTGGTAAGCGGCGGCGCGGTGGTTTCGTACCAGGAGTTTGCCGGCGGGCGCAGTTTCGCCGGCTGGCGGGTTACGTTGCCTGATGCGCTTCGCTTTCACTTTGGAACGTCGTCGCTCGCCAGTTTGGCGTAAATGAAGGATCGTCTATGGACGCGGTCATTCGCACCGAAGAATTGACCAAGCGGTTTGGCGATCGCGTCGCGGTCGATCGCATTAATCTCGAAATTCGTCCCGGCGAGATTTTTGGTTTCCTTGGTCCGAATGGTGCAGGGAAAACGACGACGATCGGGATGCTCTTGGGGCTGATTCGTCCCACGTCAGGTCGGGCATTCGTGCTCGGATACGACATTCAGCGTGAGGCGGCAGCCGCGCTCCGTGAGGTAGGCGCGATGATCGAAGCGCCGGCGTTTTATCCTTATCTCTCCGGGCGCGATAATCTCCGGGTGCTGGCGCGCGCCGCCGGTCTTCCCGACCGTCGCGTCGATGAGGCGCTGGCGCAAGTCGATCTGACGGCTCGGGGACGTGATCGCTTCAGTGCATACTCCCAGGGCATGAAGCAACGGTTGGGGATTGCTGCGGCGCTCCTGCACGAACCACGCCTGATTATGCTCGATGAACCAACCAATGGTCTCGATCCCGCCGGGCAACTCGAGATTCGCAATCTGGTGCGCTCGCTGTCGGGCAGTGGGCGCACGGTGTTCCTGTGCAGTCATCTGCTCCACGAGGTCGAGCAGGTCTGCCAGCGCGTCGCTATTCTCAAGCAGGGGCGCATTATTGCCCAGGGTGATGTGGCATCCCTGTTGCGGCGCGGCGTGCTGGTGCGCACGATCGGTGAACGTGAGCGGGCGGAAGCGATTCTCCGTTCGACGCCATGGGTTTCGCGCATCAGCACGTATGGCGACGCATTCCTGATCGACGCGCCGGGTGATCGTACTGCCGATCTCAATGCACTGTTGACCGCTGGCGGCGTGCCGGTGGCGGAAATTCGTCATTACGAAACCAGTCTGGAAGAGTTCTTCCTCGAAGTGACCGCTGAGCGTGAACGGTGATGATTAATCTCATTCGCGCGGAATGGCTCAAACTGTCGCGCCGTCCGTTGAGCTGGATCCTGCTGACGATTTTTCTCGTGCTGCTCGTGGTACAGGTGCTGGTTCAGTTTGCGCTGACGGTCGGCATGCCGGTGCGAAGCGGCGTGGTGAGCGCTCAATTCGAGGAGTGGCGGCGTGGCATCCTTTTTCCCGGGATCTTTGCAACGGCTCTCAGTCACGTCAATGGTTTGGGCGGCATTTTTGCCGTCATTTTCGCGGCTGGCGCGATTGGCAGCGAGTATAGTTGGGGGACGCTCCGCACCCATCTGGCGCGTGATCCGGCGCGAGGTCGCTACCTGCTGGCGAAGCTGGCGACGATTATGCTCGCGCTGGCGGCGGCAACGCTGCTGGCAGTGGCGCTTGCGTCGCTTCTGGGGGTGATTGTGGCGCCGCTCCTCGGTGCGAGTGTGCGCATTTCCTCCGGCGATCTGGCAAACCTGATCCTGGGGGTCCTCCGCGCGCTCTATGTGTTGCTGCCATACGTCCTCCTGACGGTCTATGCCGCATTGCTCACCCGTTCGCTGCTTGGAGGGCTGGCGGTCGGCCTCTCCTACATCATTGTCGAAGCAGGTTTCGGCGCGCTGGCGTTGCTGCGCGTTCTCGGAGGCGTCTGGGCGCTGGTGTACAATTTGACCATCGGGCAGAATATCAATACCCTGACGCTGATGAACCGCCATGCCTTCGGACTGCGTCCGGAAACGACAGCACCGCTCGATCTCTCCCAACTGCCCTCGCCACTCCAGGCGACCCTCGTGGTTGCCGTCTACTCGACGCTGTTCTTGGTCCTTTCGTTGCACCTCTTTCGCACCCGCGACATTGCCGGTCCGGGCTAATACGGTCACCGTTTACGACGTGCGCGGTTCGATCAGCAGCACCGAAGGCAATGTTGTGAAGGAGTCGATCTGCCAGCGCACATCACCCACGTCCACAAACAGACCACTCGATGAGCCGCCATCGAAATTGAGTGCGCGATCAATCTCCAGGTCTGAGGATGCCAGCCAGGTCGCCAGTGCCTGGAGCGAAAATGCACTGGTTGGGCAGACAATGATCAGGAGGCGCCCTGCGCGATCCATTGCAACCGCAGTGCGGCGCGCGCGCTGCCCATTGTCAGAGATTTCGGCAACGACACCTCCAGGATAGACCAGCATCGGAAACGACTGGATCGCCTGATCGAGCCGAACCGCAGGGTCATATGGCTCTTCCCGCAGCGCCTGGATCCAGACTCGCCCGTCGGCGGATGCGGCGAGCATGCCGCCGAAACCGGCGTAGGACGCGCCGTGTGCTTCGCCATCCGCCACGATGAGCGCCGTTGCCTGATTGTCTGCGGTAAAGAAGCCACCGTTGATTGCAACCAGCGGATGGTGCGCTGCGACCCAGGTACGGAGAAGTTGCGGTGTGTCGGGCGCATAGCGAACGCGCAGACGCACCAATGCTGGATCAAGCCGCACCGCATAGATCGGGGCGGCAGTGTCCGGC
This region includes:
- a CDS encoding protein-tyrosine phosphatase family protein, giving the protein MMTEKRSAVDDLVVPKNGIAWLWRYTTAQWNRLFGLNVSRLDDLLYVGGEFHAGQWPHLRALGIRAVLSLQAEREDVFEGPPPDRVLRLEVVDFHPPTIEQLRRAVAFVSAAHADGLPTLIHCHAGVGRAPLTTAAYLVAQGMTSSEALEQVRRARPIIGLNERQMQRLIEWEQAMRG
- a CDS encoding Lrp/AsnC family transcriptional regulator is translated as MLTAFVLIQAEPAKIAQIAQTVANLPNVAEVYSVTGDFDIIAVLRLAEYEQLAEVVPESLARIDGIRRTNTILAFRRYSAQDLKAAWDIGVA
- a CDS encoding DUF3784 domain-containing protein, producing the protein MDPSYFVTPNPNFGPPEWVFFIAQFVVAIAGAYLTFMHADANPVRGPALRRLGYAMLILGLLGAIVGALRRSAIEPFTAPYWITIITVLSIALIIYAIYYATSVYPGQLAAWEASQRGKGARAAARPQPTQRSNVREGAAREEKVVANGAAPRPSGSRRAARREHKRRNK
- a CDS encoding adenosine-specific kinase, which codes for MQLTTVKVENPDGLNIILGQTHFIKTVEDIHEALVNTVPGIKFGLAFCEASGKCLVRWSGSEEALIDLARRNALAIGAGHTFIVVLGAGYYPINVLNAIKAVPEVCRIFCATANPLEVVVAVTDQGRGVLGVIDGSPPAGVESEDDIAWRKGFLRQIGYKLG
- the gatB gene encoding Asp-tRNA(Asn)/Glu-tRNA(Gln) amidotransferase subunit GatB encodes the protein MDYLVTIGLEIHAQILTRSKMFCGCSADYAHAPPNTHVCPVCMGLPGALPVPNRRAIELAALTGLALNCRISNENVISRKNYFYADLPSGYQRSQYDDPLCVDGWVEIEGDHGPKRIGLTRVHIEEDTGKLVHTNDGGSLVDFNRAGVPLMEIVSKPDLSSPEEARRYFQKLRQILVWIGVNSGDMESGALRCDANVSVRPVGQQEYGAKVEIKNINSFRFVERALAYEIERQIRALKAGEPIVQSTRGWDETSGTTVAQRTKEFAEDYRYFPEPDIPPLHLTDVWIAERRAELPELPDARRRRFIEEYELTAYDAGVLTDERAVSDFYEQAVAAARIRGVTPKDVANWMTGEFFRLLKETGETLEIAAQRLRPDYIGEVQELLNQGVITRTSAKEAFEASFREGRSPATIVAERGLAVIGAGDALTDLVRQAITGNPKVVEEYRRGKATAIKFLIGQVMKASRGQANPQAVQQALEQELARE
- a CDS encoding alpha/beta hydrolase-fold protein, which translates into the protein MSGSALFRPTFTDLRAEVERRVSNDASPETITALIDEFLAAGGDMPAPLIEYDGAVTWLFRSSTAQSVSVVGDVLGYRLDRTQMTRLQGSDLFYLTMHLPLDAHIAYAFAVDASETAARARWLDRCVPDPLNPQRIVMTNPLRMMSVLEMPGAASLIAGFDTLAETPMFAGIHGLWSAALGCWRRLWVYLPPEYDPAARRYPTLYLLDGEAYLLSAELPLMLDLMIDQNEMSPVIAVLIEPPPVRVSSVVGLRFVVDDVAPWIDARYATSHDPLDRIIGGADEYATRALMIALQRPDLFGGALAQSPQTPPIRRVAALLDRRDVRREDAPRCYVDVGRYDDPAAVESTQALCSVLVSGGAVVSYQEFAGGRSFAGWRVTLPDALRFHFGTSSLASLA
- a CDS encoding ABC transporter ATP-binding protein; translation: MDAVIRTEELTKRFGDRVAVDRINLEIRPGEIFGFLGPNGAGKTTTIGMLLGLIRPTSGRAFVLGYDIQREAAAALREVGAMIEAPAFYPYLSGRDNLRVLARAAGLPDRRVDEALAQVDLTARGRDRFSAYSQGMKQRLGIAAALLHEPRLIMLDEPTNGLDPAGQLEIRNLVRSLSGSGRTVFLCSHLLHEVEQVCQRVAILKQGRIIAQGDVASLLRRGVLVRTIGERERAEAILRSTPWVSRISTYGDAFLIDAPGDRTADLNALLTAGGVPVAEIRHYETSLEEFFLEVTAERER
- a CDS encoding ABC transporter permease subunit, which codes for MINLIRAEWLKLSRRPLSWILLTIFLVLLVVQVLVQFALTVGMPVRSGVVSAQFEEWRRGILFPGIFATALSHVNGLGGIFAVIFAAGAIGSEYSWGTLRTHLARDPARGRYLLAKLATIMLALAAATLLAVALASLLGVIVAPLLGASVRISSGDLANLILGVLRALYVLLPYVLLTVYAALLTRSLLGGLAVGLSYIIVEAGFGALALLRVLGGVWALVYNLTIGQNINTLTLMNRHAFGLRPETTAPLDLSQLPSPLQATLVVAVYSTLFLVLSLHLFRTRDIAGPG
- a CDS encoding phosphodiester glycosidase family protein, with protein sequence MSATLKWMWVLAVALATGCGKGATPLPTRLVPTRMPTIAPSPTSTEPGSADSGWVVAARGIEVRNLAVAGVVPDTAAPIYAVRLDPALVRLRVRYAPDTPQLLRTWVAAHHPLVAINGGFFTADNQATALIVADGEAHGASYAGFGGMLAASADGRVWIQALREEPYDPAVRLDQAIQSFPMLVYPGGVVAEISDNGQRARRTAVAMDRAGRLLIIVCPTSAFSLQALATWLASSDLEIDRALNFDGGSSSGLFVDVGDVRWQIDSFTTLPSVLLIEPRTS